A window from Branchiostoma lanceolatum isolate klBraLanc5 chromosome 9, klBraLanc5.hap2, whole genome shotgun sequence encodes these proteins:
- the LOC136441474 gene encoding uncharacterized protein, with protein sequence MSAVWRFWMLFSIQVLPVHSEVFVDSGGYIMYHLRVQENNPTQAVPLLQGADDQLKFSFRHCNKDGGLLLYQEGSGNNYFAIGVYNNGIYMEMNLNNTLVEMSGGTGPSGVFANVSSSRYTEVTIMGLRQLEHANVTVDGRAVTLSTSAHGIKGPSFTTDMLGSLIIGGINSRVMMKTEKLNKDLIPCISFIDIGLEERTLDFNSADVKHWASPMCPSNSCFSGTSATFSSIDSYVNLDVDISPKNQTFIGFKFRTRMKDGVLFFFGGPGGWLSLYLQNGALVIRLNTEGRGRDAISATRGTPFNDGQWKEVRVVRQGDKAILLDGDGLVAALVTYGSGEMLKPLHVEALYVGWPNTTTIFDVTSALLGCMENFIFASFDAVTESQPRGLSLRDSNIGSRHVAFEGCTESESCDPICPSPDQVCSLGVCDCAPGHTEETRDPLICSDIDDCAGEPCTNGLCTDIPNDYICECTPEYKGRNCSVQSSCYKFPCNNGATCEENETSSPGIESRTCHCSQGYEGVDCSKDIDECSEKKCVANSTRACVNYPGGFSCLCTDGWTGQDCSEETTPCHKRPCGPGMCNVTTSGYNCTCPDGTIGQECAPTPYAGQPPLPIVIGVAVVLTVVLFALLYILLKMGKCKVLEICLKSKILGDRRYRYRDIYAVS encoded by the exons ATGTCTGCAGTGTGGAGGTTTTGGATGCTTTTCTCTATTCAGG TGTTGCCTGTTCACAGCGAGGTGTTCGTAGATAGCGGAGGCTACATCATGTATCACCTAAGGGTTCAAGAAAATAACCCAACACAGGCAGTTCCACTACTGCAGGGGGCAGATGACCAACTGAAGTTCAGTTTCCGTCACTGCAACAAAGACGGAGGACTTCTCCTCTACCAGGAAGGCAGCGGCAACAACTACTTTGCCATTGGCGTGTATAACAATGGGATATATATGGAGATGAACTTAAACAATACACTTGTAGAG ATGTCTGGAGGCACAGGTCCTTCTGGAGTGTTTGCAAACGTCTCCAGCAGCCGTTACACTGAAGTGACAATTATGGGTCTGCGGCAGCTGGAACACGCCAATGTCACGGTGGATGGGCGCGCGGTGACGTTATCCACATCAGCACACGGCATCAAGGGACCAAGCTTCACAACTGACATGCTAGGGAGCCTGATCATTGGAGGGATCAATTCACGTGTAATG ATGAAAACTGAGAAGCTGAATAAGGACCTCATCCCGTGTATCAGCTTCATTGACATCGGGTTGGAGGAAAGGACACTTGACTTCAACAGCGCAGACGTGAAGCACTGGGCATCGCCGATGTGCCCTTCCAACTCCTGCTTCTCTGGGACGTCAGCAACGTTTTCTTCAATTGACTCATATGTGAATCTGGATGTAGATATCAGCCCGAAGAACCAGACATTCATTGGATTCAAGTTTAGAACAAG AATGAAGGATGGGGTCCTATTCTTTTTCGGTGGTCCTGGCGGATGGCTGTCCTTGTACCTGCAGAATGGGGCTTTGGTGATTCGGCTGAACACGGAG GGACGAGGCAGAGATGCAATTTCTGCAACCCGCGGGACGCCCTTTAACGATGGACAGTGGAAGGAAGTACGCGTGGTTCGTCAGGGTGACAAGGCCATCCTGTTGGACGGGGACGGGCTGGTCGCTGCCTTGGTGACGTATG GTTCTGGCGAGATGTTGAAGCCCCTTCATGTTGAAGCCCTGTATGTAGGATGGCCCAACACAACCACCATATTTGACGTGACCTCAGCACTGCTCGGTTGTATGGAGAACTTCATATTCGCTAGCTTTGATGCGGTAACAGAGTCGCAACCGCGAGGACTGAGCTTGAGGGATAGCAACATCGGCTCCAG ACACGTGGCCTTTGAAGGATGCACAGAAAGCGAATCATGTGACCCAATATGTCCATCCCCGGACCAGGTGTGTAGCCTGGGAGTATGTGACTGTGCACCAGGGCACACTGAAGAGACCAGAGATCCTCTAATCTGCAGTGATATTGATGACTGTGCAGGGGAGCCATGTACCAATGGATTGTGTACAGATATACCCAATGACTACATCTGTGAGTGTACTCCTGAATATAAAG GAAGGAACTGCTCTGTACAAAGTAGCTGTTACAAGTTTCCCTGCAATAATGGTGCCACATGCGAGGAGAACGAGACTTCATCACCTGGGATCGAGAGTCGGACTTGCCATTGCTCCCAAGGATACGAGGGTGTGGACTGCAGCAAGGATATCGACGAATGCAGTGAAAAGAAGTGTGTTGCCAACAGCACACGGGCCTGTGTGAACTACCCTGGTGGGTTCTCCTGCCTGTGTACGGACGGGTGGACGGGACAGGACTGTAGTGAGGAGACCACGCCATGTCATAAACGCCCTTGTGGGCCAGGCATGTGTAACGTCACCACAAGTGGTTACAACTGTACCTGTCCCGATGGAACTATAG GTCAGGAGTGTGCCCCCACACCGTATGCTGGACAGCCCCCCCTGCCAATTGTTATCGGAGTGGCAGTGGTGCTGACAGTCGTCCTGTTCGCTTTACTTTATATTCTACTGAAAATGGGGAAATGCAAGGTCTTGGAAATTTGTCTGAAAAGTAAGATTTTGGGAGACAGGAGATACAGATATAGG GACATATATGCAGTGTCATGA
- the LOC136441933 gene encoding uncharacterized protein, protein MSKGRVTLPYIQGITESLERILKKHNIATVVKPKTTLRNLLAHPIDKLQDSVKTDCVYKIPCMSCNKVYIGETGRTFGCRLEEHKKETESTKVGRYTRAQKKEAEKEENKLALTDHIMRNNCAVDWDGAKVIDREDNRLTRWIKETVWIRKSTPVMNRILKK, encoded by the coding sequence ATGTCTAAAGGAAGAGTGACCTTACCTTACATCCAAGGCATCACAGAGTCACTAGAGAGGATCTTGAAGAAGCACAACATTGCCACAGTAGTCAAACCCAAAACCACGCTAAGAAACCTACTAGCGCATCCCATAGACAAACTACAAGACTCAGTAAAGACGGACTGTGTATACAAGATACCTTGCATGAGCTGCAACAAGGTATACATAGGGGAGACAGGGAGAACATTTGGCTGCAGACTGGAAGAACACAAGAAAGAGACTGAGAGCACCAAGGTGGGAAGGTACACCAGAGCACAGAAGAAGGAAGCTGAGAAGGAAGAGAACAAATTAGCACTGACAGACCACATCATGAGAAACAACTGTGCTGTAGACTGGGATggggccaaggtgatagacagagaggacaatagACTAACACGGTGGATTAAGGAAACTGTTTGGATCAGGAAAtccactccagtcatgaaccgcatccttaagaaatag